In Macadamia integrifolia cultivar HAES 741 chromosome 13, SCU_Mint_v3, whole genome shotgun sequence, one DNA window encodes the following:
- the LOC122059035 gene encoding uncharacterized protein LOC122059035, translating to MGIGMAHACVVETSAIFHAMTLALQEGFPSVLIEGDNLTIINILKRQCHSIPWHIKNIIEDYWILARRFHHISYNHTLREGNSVADKLATRGASSHCQSYWQSAPILSSVEGTSTGNQNLVNLLSM from the coding sequence ATGGGTATTGGTATGGCTCATGCTTGTGTTGTTGAAACCTCAGCTATTTTTCATGCAATGACATTGGCACTGCAAGAAGGATTTCCATCTGTTCTAATCGAGGGTGACAATCTCACCATCATTAATATTCTTAAACGACAATGCCACTCCATTCCTTGGCATATAAAGAATATTATTGAAGACTACTGGATCCTTGCTCGTCGATTCCATCACATTTCATACAACCATACCCTTCGTGAAGGGAATTCAGTTGCTGATAAACTTGCCACTCGTGGTGCCTCCTCTCATTGCCAATCTTACTGGCAGTCTGCTCCTATTCTTTCCTCAGTTGAGGGAACCTCAACTGGGAATCAAAACTTGGTGAACCTATTGTCCATGTGA
- the LOC122059519 gene encoding putative disease resistance protein RGA3 isoform X2, giving the protein MSGVGQVFGGSFLSAFLQVAFDRFASPELLDFILRWEIDLDEVESLKRTSAMIQALSDEAEVKQFTNVAVKLWLDHLKQLLYDAEDILDEYATELLRLKLESAHQTRQGIKGFHSKVRDINMRLKSVAQEGVALGLNLSIGSGSSRPKVFSQRPPTSSLVNTSNVFGREEDMEEIFRWLISDNTPSNDVNNFSVLPIVGMGGVGKTTLAQLVYNDERIEKHFGLKAWVCVSEDFDLVRLTKEILESVTRSCPPSNSLDLLQLKLKEALSKKRFLLVLDDMWNEIYDRWDALRTPFAFGQRGSKILVTTRNKGVSSIVRTAPYDIYLKGLPNEACFALVQRHAFMDEKSSDANQKLEVFGDEIVKKCKGLPLAIKTLAGLLRDKRENYEWKDILESEIWDLTESEILPSLMLSYHHLPPHVKRCFAYCALFPKDYEFRKIELVVLWMAEGLVQPKEKKRLEDIGAGYFDELVMRSFFELSIYHHSWATGSLLIGLSKEIHNRSLFESSSNTGSTFVMHDLIHDLAQYVSGGIYCKKESDKSSPVLTTTRHLSYVMHNYNVEATEFGAMKSLRTFLTLNDLASSPKHFFSTLEFQFQFLRVLRFRNCCNCELPDSIGKLKHLRFLDLSFSDIVRLPDSIGKLYNLQLLALTGCGRLRKLPNDMSNLINLRYLVLPAHWDFHKIPLGVGNMSCLQMLSTIDVGQKKKLSQLRGIRDNSSLEDVGNNGVEAIVAKPHLLGLQLHNLTSLRVLRISNYKNLESVSKKLCTLTSLQRLVIASCPTLVSLQETRLPTALKELKIFYCEKLGSLPKELQTLTYLKEFVIGSCPALVSFQETRLPSALEELEIIDCENLESLPMELLHNLTTFQRLVIKECPALETIPDMGLSTMLQEVSILNCGQLNSLPKGLHKFTSLKRLEIVECYFLMECKNLEPLHTSGLHNLISLSYLTIGGCHALMSLPNGLLPTNLRDFCIMDCPILESLYDGLSDLTSLKRLEIQNCPKLTKRYQKKEGEEWSNIAQIPKVIIDGIWQ; this is encoded by the exons ATGTCAGGTGTGGGACAGGTTTTCGGAGGGTCTTTCCTCTCGGCCTTCCTTCAGGTGGCCTTCGACAGGTTTGCCTCTCCCGAGTTGTTGGATTTCATACTCCGATGGGAAATCGACTTGGATGAAGTGGAGTCACTGAAGCGGACATCAGCCATGATTCAGGCCTTATCGGATGAAGCTGAAGTGAAGCAATTCACCAACGTTGCCGTGAAGCTGTGGCTCGACCACCTCAAACAGCTCCTCTATGATGCAGAGGACATACTGGACGAGTATGCCACTGAACTTCTACGCCTGAAATTGGAATCTGCTCACCAAACCCGACAG GGAATTAAAGGGTTCCATTCAAAAGTAAGGGATATCAACATGAGGTTAAAAAGTGTAGCACAAGAAGGTGTTGCTCTAGGTTTGAACTTGAGCATCGGATCTGGGTCCTCAAGGCCCAAGGTATTCAGTCAAAGGCCACCAACGAGTTCTTTAGTGAATACATCGAATGTTTTCGGCAGAGAGGAAGATATGGAGGAGATTTTCAGATGGTTGATATCAGATAACACTCCAAGTAATGATGTTAATAATTTCTCAGTGCTGCCCATAGTGGGCATGGGTGGGGTTGGAAAGACAACCCTTGCTCAACTTGTTTATAATGATGAAAGAATTGAGAAGCATTTTGGTCTGAAAGCTTGGGTTTGTGTCTCGGAAGACTTCGATCTGGTGAGGTTAACTAAAGAAATTCTTGAGTCAGTCACTAGATCATGCCCTCCTTCTAATTCACTGGACCTGTTACAGCTGAAACTTAAAGAAGCATTGAGcaaaaaaagatttttattggttttggatGACATGTGGAATGAGATCTATGACAGATGGGATGCCTTAAGGACCCCTTTTGCATTCGGTCAACGAGGGAGCAAGATATTAGTTACAACACGGAACAAAGGCGTTTCATCAATTGTTCGCACTGCTCCGTACGATATTTATCTAAAAGGTCTTCCAAATGAAGCTTGTTTTGCACTCGTTCAAAGGCACGCTTTCATGGATGAAAAATCATCTGATGCAAATCAAAAGTTGGAAGTATTTGGAGATGAAATTGTGAAGAAATGTAAGGGTTTACCTTTGGCTATAAAGACACTTGCTGGCCTCTTGCGAGATAAAAGGGAGAACTATGAGTGGAAAGATATTTTGGAGAGTGAAATATGGGATTTAACAGAGAGTGAGATCCTTCCATCACTCATGTTGAGTTACCATCATCTTCCACCACATGTAAAGAGATGCTTTGCATATTGTGCTTTGTTTCCCAAAGACTACGAATTTAGGAAGATTGAATTAGTTGTCTTGTGGATGGCAGAAGGTCTTGttcaaccaaaagaaaagaaacggCTGGAAGATATAGGGGCTGGGTATTTTGATGAATTAGTAATGCGGTCATTCTTTGAGTTATCTATTTATCATCATTCTTGGGCAACAGGATCGCTCCTTATTGGTTTATCAAAAGAAATACACAACAGGTCATTATTTGAGTCATCCAGTAACACGGGATCAACATTTGTGATGCATGATCTAATCCATGATTTAGCACAATATGTTTCAGGTGGAATATATTGCAAGAAAGAGTCTGATAAGTCATCACCTGTTCTTACTACAACTCGCCACTTGTCCTATGTTATGCACAATTATAATGTTGAGGCGACAGAGTTTGGGGCAATGAAAAGTTTACGCACCTTTCTAACTCTAAATGATTTAGCTAGTAGTCCTAAGCactttttttccactttggaattccaattccaattcctaCGTGTGCTACGTTTCAGAAATTGCTGCAATTGTGAGTTGCCTGATTCAATTGGCAAGTTGAAACATCTAAGGTTTCTTGATCTCTCTTTTTCTGATATTGTAAGGTTGCCCGACTCGATTGGAAAACTTTACAATCTACAATTGTTAGCCCTTACTGGTTGTGGTAGGCTTAGAAAGTTGCCTAACGATATGAGTAACCTTATAAATCTTCGATATCTTGTTCTCCCTGCACATTGGGATTTCCATAAAATTCCATTAGGAGTGGGTAACATGAGTTGTCTTCAAATGTTGAGCACAATCGATgtagggcaaaaaaaaaagttatcacAATTGCGTGGGATTCGGGACAATTCAAGTTTGGAAGATGTAGGCAATAATGGGGTAGAAGCCATAGTGGCCAAGCCACACCTTCTTGGGCTACAGCTGCACAATCTCACGTCACTTAGAGTTCTTCGAATATCAAACTACAAGAATTTGGAGTCAGTATCCAAGAAGCTATGCACTCTAACATCTCTCCAAAGATTAGTAATTGCAAGTTGCCCTACTCTTGTATCCCTCCAAGAAACAAGGTTACCCACTGCACTTAAAGAACTAAAGATCTTTTATTGCGAGAAGTTGGGGTCACTACCAAAGGAGCTTCAGACCCTAACTTATCTCAAAGAATTTGTAATTGGTAGTTGTCCTGCTCTAGTGTCCTTCCAGGAAACAAGGTTACCCTCTGCACTTGAAGAATTGGAGATCATTGATTGTGAGAATTTGGAGTCCTTACCCATGGAACTATTGCACAACCTCACAACCTTCCAAAGATTAGTAATCAAAGAGTGTCCTGCTCTTGAAACCATTCCAGATATGGGCTTATCCACTATGCTTCAAGAAGTATCAATTCTAAATTGTGGGCAGTTGAATTCCTTGCCCAAGGGGCTGCACAAATTTACAAGTCTTAAACGACTAGAAATTGTGGAGTGCTATTTTCTTATGGAGTGCAAGAATCTTGAACCCCTACATACCTCAGGTCTTCATaatcttatttctctttcatatcTCACCATTGGTGGATGTCATGCTCTCATGTCCCTTCCAAATGGCCTGCTTCCCACCAACCTTCGGGATTTTTGCATCATGGACTGCCCAATTCTTGAATCCCTATATGATGGACTCTCTGACCTAACCTCGCTTAAACGTTTGGAGATCCAGAATTGTCCAAAGCTGACCAAACGGTAccaaaagaaggaaggagaagagtggTCCAACATTGCCCAAATCCCTAAGGTGATAATAGATGGCATATGGCAATAA
- the LOC122059519 gene encoding putative disease resistance protein RGA3 isoform X1, giving the protein MSGVGQVFGGSFLSAFLQVAFDRFASPELLDFILRWEIDLDEVESLKRTSAMIQALSDEAEVKQFTNVAVKLWLDHLKQLLYDAEDILDEYATELLRLKLESAHQTRQVRNPPVPLTRSSTESSVSSWLNSGLESALEGIKGIAPKVYNITEDLQGIKGFHSKVRDINMRLKSVAQEGVALGLNLSIGSGSSRPKVFSQRPPTSSLVNTSNVFGREEDMEEIFRWLISDNTPSNDVNNFSVLPIVGMGGVGKTTLAQLVYNDERIEKHFGLKAWVCVSEDFDLVRLTKEILESVTRSCPPSNSLDLLQLKLKEALSKKRFLLVLDDMWNEIYDRWDALRTPFAFGQRGSKILVTTRNKGVSSIVRTAPYDIYLKGLPNEACFALVQRHAFMDEKSSDANQKLEVFGDEIVKKCKGLPLAIKTLAGLLRDKRENYEWKDILESEIWDLTESEILPSLMLSYHHLPPHVKRCFAYCALFPKDYEFRKIELVVLWMAEGLVQPKEKKRLEDIGAGYFDELVMRSFFELSIYHHSWATGSLLIGLSKEIHNRSLFESSSNTGSTFVMHDLIHDLAQYVSGGIYCKKESDKSSPVLTTTRHLSYVMHNYNVEATEFGAMKSLRTFLTLNDLASSPKHFFSTLEFQFQFLRVLRFRNCCNCELPDSIGKLKHLRFLDLSFSDIVRLPDSIGKLYNLQLLALTGCGRLRKLPNDMSNLINLRYLVLPAHWDFHKIPLGVGNMSCLQMLSTIDVGQKKKLSQLRGIRDNSSLEDVGNNGVEAIVAKPHLLGLQLHNLTSLRVLRISNYKNLESVSKKLCTLTSLQRLVIASCPTLVSLQETRLPTALKELKIFYCEKLGSLPKELQTLTYLKEFVIGSCPALVSFQETRLPSALEELEIIDCENLESLPMELLHNLTTFQRLVIKECPALETIPDMGLSTMLQEVSILNCGQLNSLPKGLHKFTSLKRLEIVECYFLMECKNLEPLHTSGLHNLISLSYLTIGGCHALMSLPNGLLPTNLRDFCIMDCPILESLYDGLSDLTSLKRLEIQNCPKLTKRYQKKEGEEWSNIAQIPKVIIDGIWQ; this is encoded by the coding sequence ATGTCAGGTGTGGGACAGGTTTTCGGAGGGTCTTTCCTCTCGGCCTTCCTTCAGGTGGCCTTCGACAGGTTTGCCTCTCCCGAGTTGTTGGATTTCATACTCCGATGGGAAATCGACTTGGATGAAGTGGAGTCACTGAAGCGGACATCAGCCATGATTCAGGCCTTATCGGATGAAGCTGAAGTGAAGCAATTCACCAACGTTGCCGTGAAGCTGTGGCTCGACCACCTCAAACAGCTCCTCTATGATGCAGAGGACATACTGGACGAGTATGCCACTGAACTTCTACGCCTGAAATTGGAATCTGCTCACCAAACCCGACAGGTACGCAACCCCCCTGTTCCTCTCACACGATCAAGTACTGAAAGTAGTGTTTCTTCTTGGTTGAACTCCGGCCTAGAATCTGCTTTAGAAGGAATAAAAGGCATTGCGCCTAAGGTTTATAACATCACCGAAGACCTGCAGGGAATTAAAGGGTTCCATTCAAAAGTAAGGGATATCAACATGAGGTTAAAAAGTGTAGCACAAGAAGGTGTTGCTCTAGGTTTGAACTTGAGCATCGGATCTGGGTCCTCAAGGCCCAAGGTATTCAGTCAAAGGCCACCAACGAGTTCTTTAGTGAATACATCGAATGTTTTCGGCAGAGAGGAAGATATGGAGGAGATTTTCAGATGGTTGATATCAGATAACACTCCAAGTAATGATGTTAATAATTTCTCAGTGCTGCCCATAGTGGGCATGGGTGGGGTTGGAAAGACAACCCTTGCTCAACTTGTTTATAATGATGAAAGAATTGAGAAGCATTTTGGTCTGAAAGCTTGGGTTTGTGTCTCGGAAGACTTCGATCTGGTGAGGTTAACTAAAGAAATTCTTGAGTCAGTCACTAGATCATGCCCTCCTTCTAATTCACTGGACCTGTTACAGCTGAAACTTAAAGAAGCATTGAGcaaaaaaagatttttattggttttggatGACATGTGGAATGAGATCTATGACAGATGGGATGCCTTAAGGACCCCTTTTGCATTCGGTCAACGAGGGAGCAAGATATTAGTTACAACACGGAACAAAGGCGTTTCATCAATTGTTCGCACTGCTCCGTACGATATTTATCTAAAAGGTCTTCCAAATGAAGCTTGTTTTGCACTCGTTCAAAGGCACGCTTTCATGGATGAAAAATCATCTGATGCAAATCAAAAGTTGGAAGTATTTGGAGATGAAATTGTGAAGAAATGTAAGGGTTTACCTTTGGCTATAAAGACACTTGCTGGCCTCTTGCGAGATAAAAGGGAGAACTATGAGTGGAAAGATATTTTGGAGAGTGAAATATGGGATTTAACAGAGAGTGAGATCCTTCCATCACTCATGTTGAGTTACCATCATCTTCCACCACATGTAAAGAGATGCTTTGCATATTGTGCTTTGTTTCCCAAAGACTACGAATTTAGGAAGATTGAATTAGTTGTCTTGTGGATGGCAGAAGGTCTTGttcaaccaaaagaaaagaaacggCTGGAAGATATAGGGGCTGGGTATTTTGATGAATTAGTAATGCGGTCATTCTTTGAGTTATCTATTTATCATCATTCTTGGGCAACAGGATCGCTCCTTATTGGTTTATCAAAAGAAATACACAACAGGTCATTATTTGAGTCATCCAGTAACACGGGATCAACATTTGTGATGCATGATCTAATCCATGATTTAGCACAATATGTTTCAGGTGGAATATATTGCAAGAAAGAGTCTGATAAGTCATCACCTGTTCTTACTACAACTCGCCACTTGTCCTATGTTATGCACAATTATAATGTTGAGGCGACAGAGTTTGGGGCAATGAAAAGTTTACGCACCTTTCTAACTCTAAATGATTTAGCTAGTAGTCCTAAGCactttttttccactttggaattccaattccaattcctaCGTGTGCTACGTTTCAGAAATTGCTGCAATTGTGAGTTGCCTGATTCAATTGGCAAGTTGAAACATCTAAGGTTTCTTGATCTCTCTTTTTCTGATATTGTAAGGTTGCCCGACTCGATTGGAAAACTTTACAATCTACAATTGTTAGCCCTTACTGGTTGTGGTAGGCTTAGAAAGTTGCCTAACGATATGAGTAACCTTATAAATCTTCGATATCTTGTTCTCCCTGCACATTGGGATTTCCATAAAATTCCATTAGGAGTGGGTAACATGAGTTGTCTTCAAATGTTGAGCACAATCGATgtagggcaaaaaaaaaagttatcacAATTGCGTGGGATTCGGGACAATTCAAGTTTGGAAGATGTAGGCAATAATGGGGTAGAAGCCATAGTGGCCAAGCCACACCTTCTTGGGCTACAGCTGCACAATCTCACGTCACTTAGAGTTCTTCGAATATCAAACTACAAGAATTTGGAGTCAGTATCCAAGAAGCTATGCACTCTAACATCTCTCCAAAGATTAGTAATTGCAAGTTGCCCTACTCTTGTATCCCTCCAAGAAACAAGGTTACCCACTGCACTTAAAGAACTAAAGATCTTTTATTGCGAGAAGTTGGGGTCACTACCAAAGGAGCTTCAGACCCTAACTTATCTCAAAGAATTTGTAATTGGTAGTTGTCCTGCTCTAGTGTCCTTCCAGGAAACAAGGTTACCCTCTGCACTTGAAGAATTGGAGATCATTGATTGTGAGAATTTGGAGTCCTTACCCATGGAACTATTGCACAACCTCACAACCTTCCAAAGATTAGTAATCAAAGAGTGTCCTGCTCTTGAAACCATTCCAGATATGGGCTTATCCACTATGCTTCAAGAAGTATCAATTCTAAATTGTGGGCAGTTGAATTCCTTGCCCAAGGGGCTGCACAAATTTACAAGTCTTAAACGACTAGAAATTGTGGAGTGCTATTTTCTTATGGAGTGCAAGAATCTTGAACCCCTACATACCTCAGGTCTTCATaatcttatttctctttcatatcTCACCATTGGTGGATGTCATGCTCTCATGTCCCTTCCAAATGGCCTGCTTCCCACCAACCTTCGGGATTTTTGCATCATGGACTGCCCAATTCTTGAATCCCTATATGATGGACTCTCTGACCTAACCTCGCTTAAACGTTTGGAGATCCAGAATTGTCCAAAGCTGACCAAACGGTAccaaaagaaggaaggagaagagtggTCCAACATTGCCCAAATCCCTAAGGTGATAATAGATGGCATATGGCAATAA
- the LOC122058714 gene encoding putative disease resistance protein RGA3: protein MSGVGQVFGGSFLSAFLQVAFDRFASPELLDFILRWEIDLDEVESLKRTSAMIQALSDEAEVKQFTNVAVKLWLDHLKQLLYDAEDILDEYATELLRLKLESAHQTRQVRNPPVPLTPSSTESSVSSWLNSGLESALEGIKGIAPKVYNITEDLQGIKGIHSKVRDINMRLKSVAQEGVALGLNLSIGSGSSRPKVFSQRPPTSSLVNTSNVFGREEDMEEIFRWLISDNTPSNDVNNFSVLPIVGMGGVGKTTLAQLVYNDERIEKHFGLKAWVCVSEDFDLVRLTKEILESVTRSCPPSNSLDLLQLKLKEALSKKRFLLVLDDMWNEIYDRWDALRTPFAFGQRGSKILVTTRNKGVSSIVRTVPYDIYLKGLPNEACFALVQRHAFMDEKSSDANQKLEVFGDEIVKKCKGLPLAIKTLAGLLRDKRDNYEWKDILESEIWDLRESEILPSLILSYHHLPPHVKRCFAYCALFPKDYEFSKSELVALWMAEGLVQPKEKKRLEDIGAGYFDELVMRSFFELSINHHSWATGSLFIDLSKEKYNRSLFESSDNARSPFVMHDLIHDLAQYVSSGIYCKKEYDKSSPVLPTTRHLSYVMHNYNVEATEFGAMKSLRTFLTLNDLAGSPKHFFSTLEFQFQFLRVLRFRNCCNCELPDSIGKLKHLRFLDLSFSDIVRLPDSIGKLYNLQLLALTGCGRLRKLPNDMSNLINLRYLVLPADWDFHKIPLGVGNMSCLQMLSTIYVGQKNKLSQLRGIRDNSSLEDVGNNWVEAIVAKPHLLKPHLLGLQLHNLTSLRVLRISNYQNLESLSKELYTLTSLQRLVIKSCPALVSLQETRLPTTLKELKIFDCEKLGSLPKELQTLTYLKEFVIDSCPALVSFQETRLPSALEELEIIDCENWESLTMELLHNLTSFQRFVIKECPVLESIPDMGLSTVLQEVSILNCGQLNSLPKGLHKVTSLQRLEIVECYFLMECKNLEPLHTSGLHNLVSLSYLTIGGCHALVSLPNGLLPTNLRDVCIKDCPILESLYDGLSDLTSLKRLEIQNCPKLTQRYQTKEGEEWSKIAHIPKVIIDGIWQ from the coding sequence atgtcAGGTGTGGGACAGGTTTTCGGAGGGTCTTTCCTCTCGGCCTTCCTTCAGGTGGCCTTCGACAGGTTTGCCTCTCCCGAGTTGTTGGATTTCATACTCCGATGGGAAATCGACTTGGATGAAGTGGAGTCACTGAAGCGGACATCAGCCATGATTCAGGCCTTATCGGATGAAGCTGAAGTGAAGCAATTCACCAACGTTGCCGTGAAGCTGTGGCTCGACCACCTCAAACAGCTCCTCTATGATGCAGAGGACATACTGGACGAGTATGCCACTGAACTTCTACGCCTGAAATTGGAATCTGCTCACCAAACCCGACAGGTACGCAACCCCCCTGTTCCTCTCACACCATCAAGTACTGAAAGTAGTGTTTCTTCTTGGTTGAACTCCGGCCTAGAATCTGCTTTAGAAGGAATAAAAGGCATTGCGCCTAAGGTTTATAACATCACCGAAGACCTGCAGGGAATTAAAGGGATCCATTCAAAAGTAAGGGATATCAACATGAGGTTAAAAAGTGTAGCACAAGAAGGTGTTGCTCTAGGTTTGAACTTGAGCATCGGATCTGGGTCCTCAAGGCCCAAGGTATTCAGTCAAAGGCCACCAACGAGTTCTTTAGTGAATACATCGAATGTTTTCGGCAGAGAGGAAGATATGGAGGAGATTTTCAGATGGTTGATATCAGATAACACTCCAAGTAATGATGTTAATAATTTCTCAGTGCTGCCCATAGTGGGCATGGGTGGGGTTGGAAAGACAACCCTTGCTCAACTTGTTTATAATGATGAAAGAATTGAGAAGCATTTTGGTCTGAAAGCTTGGGTTTGTGTCTCGGAAGATTTCGATCTGGTGAGGTTAACTAAAGAAATTCTTGAGTCAGTCACTAGATCATGCCCTCCTTCTAATTCACTGGACCTGTTACAGCTGAAACTTAAAGAAGCATTGAGcaaaaaaagatttttattggttttggatGACATGTGGAACGAGATCTATGACAGATGGGATGCCTTAAGGACCCCTTTTGCATTCGGTCAACGAGGGAGCAAGATATTAGTTACAACACGGAACAAAGGCGTTTCATCAATCGTTCGCACTGTTCCGTACGATATTTATCTAAAAGGTCTTCCAAATGAAGCTTGTTTTGCACTCGTTCAAAGGCATGCTTTCATGGATGAAAAATCATCTGATGCAAATCAAAAGTTGGAAGTATTTGGAGATGAAATTGTGAAGAAATGTAAGGGTTTACCTTTGGCTATAAAGACACTTGCTGGCCTCTTGCGAGATAAAAGGGATAACTATGAGTGGAAAGATATTTTAGAGAGTGAAATATGGGATTTAAGAGAGAGTGAGATCCTTCCATCACTCATATTGAGTTACCATCATCTTCCACCGCATGTAAAGAGATGCTTTGCATATTGTGCTTTGTTTCCCAAAGACTACGAATTTAGCAAGAGTGAATTAGTTGCCTTGTGGATGGCAGAAGGTCTTGttcaaccaaaagaaaagaaacggCTGGAAGATATAGGGGCTGGGTATTTTGATGAATTAGTAATGCGGTCATTCTTTGAGTTATCTATTAATCATCATTCTTGGGCAACAGGATCGCTCTTTAttgatttatcaaaagaaaaatacaacagGTCATTATTTGAGTCATCCGATAATGCGAGATCACCATTTGTGATGCATGATCTAATCCATGATTTAGCACAATATGTTTCAAGTGGAATATATTGTAAGAAAGAGTATGATAAGTCATCACCTGTTCTTCCTACAACTCGCCACTTGTCCTATGTTATGCACAATTATAATGTTGAGGCGACAGAGTTTGGGGCAATGAAAAGTTTACGCACCTTTCTAACTCTAAATGATTTAGCTGGTAGTCCTAAGCactttttttccactttggaattccaattccaattcctaCGTGTGCTACGTTTCAGAAATTGCTGCAATTGTGAGTTGCCTGATTCAATTGGCAAGTTGAAACATCTAAGGTTTCTTGATCTCTCGTTTTCTGATATTGTAAGGTTGCCCGACTCGATTGGAAAACTTTACAATCTACAATTGTTAGCCCTTACTGGTTGTGGTAGGCTTAGAAAGTTGCCTAACGATATGAGTAACCTCATAAATCTTCGATATCTTGTTCTCCCTGCAGATTGGGATTTCCATAAAATTCCATTAGGAGTGGGTAACATGAGTTGTCTTCAAATGTTGAGCACAATCTATGTAGGGCAAAAAAATAAGTTATCACAATTGCGTGGGATTCGGGACAATTCAAGTTTGGAAGATGTAGGCAACAATTGGGTAGAAGCCATAGTGGCCAAGCCACACCTTCTTAAGCCACACCTTCTTGGGCTACAGCtgcacaatctcacatcactcCGAGTACTTCGAATATCAAACTATCAGAATCTGGAGTCACTATCCAAGGAACTATACACTCTTACATCTCTCCAAAGATTAGTAATCAAAAGTTGCCCTGCTCTTGTGTCCCTCCAAGAAACAAGGTTACCCACAACACTTAAAGAATTAAAGATCTTTGATTGCGAGAAGTTGGGGTCACTACCAAAGGAGCTTCAGACCCTAACTTATCTCAAAGAATTTGTAATTGATAGTTGTCCTGCTCTAGTATCCTTCCAGGAAACACGGCTACCCTCTGCACTTGAAGAATTGGAGATCATTGATTGTGAGAATTGGGAGTCCTTAACCATGGAACTATTGCACAACCTCACGTCCTTCCAAAGATTTGTAATCAAAGAGTGTCCTGTTCTTGAATCCATTCCCGATATGGGTTTATCCACTGTGCTTCAAGAAGTATCAATTCTAAATTGTGGGCAGTTGAATTCCTTGCCCAAGGGGCTGCACAAAGTTACAAGTCTTCAACGACTGGAAATTGTAGAGTGCTATTTTCTTATGGAGTGCAAGAATCTTGAACCCCTACATACCTCAGGTCTTCATAATCTTGTATCTCTTTCATATCTCACCATTGGTGGATGTCATGCTCTCGTGTCCCTTCCAAATGGCCTGCTTCCCACCAACCTTCGGGATGTTTGCATCAAGGACTGCCCAATTCTTGAATCCCTATATGATGGACTCTCTGATCTAACATCTCTTAAACGTTTGGAGATCCAGAATTGTCCAAAGCTGACTCAACGGTACCAAacgaaggaaggagaagagtggTCCAAGATTGCCCACATCCCTAAGGTGATAATTGATGGCATATGGCAATAA